The sequence GAGCGGTGAACTGCGCGAGGCCGCCGCCCTCCAACAAGGCATCGCCGAAATTGGCCTGGGAGACCGTGATTGCCGCACCGTCCACCAGCTCGGGACACTCGGTTGCGATCGCCCAGGCGGTGAACCCTAGGTAACTGCCGCCAAAAAGGTAGAGCTTGCCGCCGAACCAGGGTTGGTCACGCACCCAATGTACCGCATCGGCGCCGTCCGCGCGTTCCTGGCGCACCGGATCGAACACGCCGCCTGATCCGTCGGTCGCGCGCACACTCTGTACCACCACGGTGAGCCCGCGCTCGGCAAGGAGCGCGGCCGAGAACGCCAGGAGGAAGCCGCGCCCGTAAGGGCTGCGAACGAGCACTGTGGGGCGCGGCTTGCCATCCTTGGGAAAGTAGCGGTCCGCGATCAGGATCACGCCGTCTCGAGTGCGCATCTCGACGTTGCGCTCGACGCGGATGCCGTTCTTCTTGCGCGGCAGCTTCAGGAACCGCGCGGCGACGCTGCGAAATGCACTGCCCAGGATTGCCAAGTTTCGATTCCTTCAATGGCGGACGTGACGGCGGCAGACGTTCCCGAGCAAGCCGATGCCTGCTCGGGTCGCCGCCGTCATGGTGTTAAGCTCCCGAGACTACTTCTCGCCGCACTTGAAGCTGGCGGCATGGTTCGGATCGCCCTGAACGTAGACCGCCCGCTGCGGATAGGGGCAGATGGGCTGCGTGCGCATGACCGGCTTGTCGCCAGGCGATTGCAGGTCGATCCGCTCCGGCGCCTTTCCGTTCTCGACCCATTCGACCAGCAGCTTGAAGAACTGGGCCGGCGAGACAACCGGAGGATTAGCCGCAGGATTCGCCGTGCCGTTCGGAGTCGCGTGGCCGACGCCGGGAACGATATAGAGGCGATAGAAGGCCTGGACCCGGGCCGGTCCGCCCTGCAGCGCCGCGACCTGATCGTAGTATCGCATCGAACCCTGCACCGGAATGGCCTCGTCGTTTACGCCGTGCCAGCCCAGCAGCTTACCGCCCCTGGCGCGGAACGCCTGCAGGTTCGGGTTCTTGGTGTCGACGTTCCCGAACTGCGCCTGCGACGCTTCCGCGCGTGCCGCCGCCTTGGCCAGATCGGCATAGGACAGCTGCTTCCAGCCGTCCGCACCATCGCCGGTGGCGTTCTCGAAGTTGGTCGAGGCGAGCCTGGCATCGCCCAGCGCCAGGGCGACCATGTCCGAAGAGTGAGAGAACGGCCCGCCGGTGTTCGTCACGCCCGCATTCGTGCGGAACAGCTTCGAGAACGTCGCATTGTAGAGCGACGTTCCGCGGTTGTACCCGAACCAGATCCGCTTGCCGCCGACGCCCGATTTCCAGCCGTTGTCCACGGCCGGATCGGGCGCGGTCCCGTCGACCGTCGCCCCGTACCAGATCTTGTTGAACGCACGCGCCTGCTTGCGCGTCACGCAGTCCGCCGTCTCGTTGCTGCCGCCGTCGGTGCGGCACAGAACGGCGCGATCCTTGGTCGGGTCGTACCGGCAGGCCGCCGTGTCCATGATGTACCCCAGGTGCACGCCGCCGACCACATCGCACGCGTGAATGGCGGCTTGCGAGACGAGGTCCTGTTGCGGGTACGTGGGCACGACGCCGCCCAGGTCACGCTGGAACACCAGCTGCGGGTACAACCCTCCGATGATGAAGGTGCTCCAGTTGATCGCCGGCAGGTTGCCGACGATGCCGTCGTAATCCTCGGGATGGTTCTGGGCCAGGCTGTAGGCCTCCCGCCCGCCATTCGACGAGCCCTCGAAATAGCTGTGATGGGGCGCCCGGCCGTAGAAGAGCGTGGCGAGCGCCTTGGTCTTCAACGCTTGCTCGTGCACCGCGCGCGACGCGAAATCCTGCCACAAGACCTGGTTCAGCGATCCATCGGGGTTCATCCCGAAGTCGCCGCCGCCTTTCATGCCGGGTACGGCGCCGGAACGCGGGTGGCCGCCGTCGCTGGACGACGTCACCGATCCTTCCTGCGACGCCAGCGCGCCGGCGCGGCCGTCGCCGATGGCGACGGGCGTCCCGTGCGGCCCGCCGTTGTAGCCGCCGCCGCCCACGGCATGGACGCGCCCGTTCCAGTTCGGCGAACTCGGCAGCCACACTTCGAGGCCGATGCCGGGCGAGGTGGATGGCGCCCCGTCCGGGCCGGGATGCCCGGGACCGACCAGCAGCTTGACGAGGCAGACATCGTTCGCGGCCTGCTGCGAGAACGGCGTCTTGGGTTCGTTGAGGCGCAGCACCTCGCCCTTGCGGAATTGATGGACCAGCACGACGGTAGTCTGGTCGTCGGGCTTGAACGTGGCCTTGATGCTGTTGTCGCAGCTCTGACCTGCCGCATGCGCGGGTGCGGCCGTCATCGTGAAGCCCGCGCAACCCAGAGCGGCGGCGAGGGCGGTGTGAATCATGTACCGGATCTTCATGCTGTCTTTCGCCTGTCCTACCTGGCAGTGAGTTCGTCGTTGCTCGGCTATCGGCCGAAGCGCACCTTCAATCTTGCACCATACATGCGCGGTTCGCCGATCGAGGCGACTTCGAAGCCGGCGGACGTGTAGAGGCCGGCATAGCCGCGATAGTACTTGCTGTTCGTCGCGTTGGTCATGAACAAGTTCAGGTCGACCGGCTTGCCGGCGATCTCATTCCACGCCAGGTTCAGCGAAAGCAGGTCGGTGGGGTCGATCGAGCCGACATCCAGGCCGAGCGCGGCGGTCGTATGGATCGAATAGTTCACCGTCTGGCGATCGGTATGGACGTACGTCGCACCCACCGAGACTTTGCCGATGCTGTCCGGAAGCGGCAGCACATAAGTGCCGGTGACCGCCACCTTGTTCTTCGGCGCGAACTGCAGCGGGTCACCGGTCTGCACCGTCGCCGTAACGTTGTACGGGCTGGAAGCGGGCGTCTGGATATCTGCAACCCGTAAGATCTTGGTGTTGAGATAGGCGTAGCTGACATCCGCGGTGAAGCCGGCGAAGGGAGAAATCGAAATCTCCGCTTCCGCACCATAGATGCGCGATTGACCTGCGTTGATGATTGCGCCGGTAGGGGCAACCGGTCGTCCGGGCTTGGCGGTGAGCCCTAGTTCCAGCTGCTGGTTCGCGAAACCGTTGTAGAACGCCGAAACGTCGAACGTCCCTCGCACAGGTCCCCGGAACGAGGTCTTGATTCCGGCTTCGTAAGTATCGACCTTCTCGGCATCGAAGGTGCCGAAGCCGGTCGGAGCGGTGGGATTGACCCCACCTGTGCGATAGCCGCGCACATACTTCGCATAGAGCAGGACGTCGTTATCGGGCTTGTAGTCCAGACCGATCAGCCATGTCGGGGCGCTGGACTTCTGCCGCAGATCGTTCTCGCAATTCGGAGCCTGCAGATCCGGGTTGGTGCAGAAGGACCCGATCGGCCCGGACTGGCTGATGCCTGCTGGGAACAAATAACTGATGAGAGCCGTCTGATTCGACACTTTGTCCCAGGTATAGCGAAGCCCTCCGGTCAGCTTGAACCTATCGGACAGGCTGTAGGTCGCCTGGCCGTAAAGACCCACGTTCCTGAAGCGGGTGCGGGTCGAACTGTAGTTCGTCGCGCCCTGGCCCAGCGGGTTGGCGCAGACGAGCGCGTCCGGGTCGGCGCACGACAGCAGCACCGGGGCCTGCGAACCGGATAAGCCCAGTGGGTCACTGACCTCCAGGTAGGCGCCGCCCTGATACGTCAACCGGTTTGCAAACGCGCTGCCCTGCAGCTGCAGTTCCTCGGTGAACGTGGACTGCTCCGAGGAGTTGCGGCCCGGGATGGGGCGGCTGCTCGCAAAATCGATGATGGTG is a genomic window of Novosphingobium resinovorum containing:
- a CDS encoding tannase/feruloyl esterase family alpha/beta hydrolase — translated: MKIRYMIHTALAAALGCAGFTMTAAPAHAAGQSCDNSIKATFKPDDQTTVVLVHQFRKGEVLRLNEPKTPFSQQAANDVCLVKLLVGPGHPGPDGAPSTSPGIGLEVWLPSSPNWNGRVHAVGGGGYNGGPHGTPVAIGDGRAGALASQEGSVTSSSDGGHPRSGAVPGMKGGGDFGMNPDGSLNQVLWQDFASRAVHEQALKTKALATLFYGRAPHHSYFEGSSNGGREAYSLAQNHPEDYDGIVGNLPAINWSTFIIGGLYPQLVFQRDLGGVVPTYPQQDLVSQAAIHACDVVGGVHLGYIMDTAACRYDPTKDRAVLCRTDGGSNETADCVTRKQARAFNKIWYGATVDGTAPDPAVDNGWKSGVGGKRIWFGYNRGTSLYNATFSKLFRTNAGVTNTGGPFSHSSDMVALALGDARLASTNFENATGDGADGWKQLSYADLAKAAARAEASQAQFGNVDTKNPNLQAFRARGGKLLGWHGVNDEAIPVQGSMRYYDQVAALQGGPARVQAFYRLYIVPGVGHATPNGTANPAANPPVVSPAQFFKLLVEWVENGKAPERIDLQSPGDKPVMRTQPICPYPQRAVYVQGDPNHAASFKCGEK
- a CDS encoding TonB-dependent receptor, with translation MKGMTSHFVALMAATALTAISAGTALAQSGTGGGDQSDIIVTARRVEERLQDVPISITVFNQQQLANRNVINGQDLAAFTPSLATDSRFGSQNAAFAIRGFVRANGTQPSVGVYFADVVAPRGAANSLPIGDGAGPGAFFDLQNVQVLKGPQGTLFGRNTTGGAIVLVPQKPTGEFGGYVEVSVGNYDLRRLQAVLNLPLGDSARLRIGGDRQTRDGYLKNGSGIGPGRFNDVDYTSLRASLVVDLTPDLENYLIGSYSRSDTNGDIQKLVRCGAFGLGPLGCLQLAQEDARGAGFFTAQNSMRDPRTLATTWQLIDTTTWRASDALTVKNIVSYAELRQLFRNPLFGTAFDASVLAPGFIAPGTIIDFASSRPIPGRNSSEQSTFTEELQLQGSAFANRLTYQGGAYLEVSDPLGLSGSQAPVLLSCADPDALVCANPLGQGATNYSSTRTRFRNVGLYGQATYSLSDRFKLTGGLRYTWDKVSNQTALISYLFPAGISQSGPIGSFCTNPDLQAPNCENDLRQKSSAPTWLIGLDYKPDNDVLLYAKYVRGYRTGGVNPTAPTGFGTFDAEKVDTYEAGIKTSFRGPVRGTFDVSAFYNGFANQQLELGLTAKPGRPVAPTGAIINAGQSRIYGAEAEISISPFAGFTADVSYAYLNTKILRVADIQTPASSPYNVTATVQTGDPLQFAPKNKVAVTGTYVLPLPDSIGKVSVGATYVHTDRQTVNYSIHTTAALGLDVGSIDPTDLLSLNLAWNEIAGKPVDLNLFMTNATNSKYYRGYAGLYTSAGFEVASIGEPRMYGARLKVRFGR